One window from the genome of bacterium encodes:
- a CDS encoding serine acetyltransferase yields the protein MQDLTEALLASYHREGGINHFQGNNLPSRDAIIDVVRDIEALLFPGFFRDESLSRANLSFLTGGRLVRVYEKLVEEVRKNLHFDRGENGALQHESGLREEACDIVEHFFRALPQLRSVLSTDVEALLSGDPAAKSREEIILSYPGLRAIAVHRVAHFLWTHGVRLIARMMSEYIHSRTGIDIHPGAQIGRYFHIDHGTGVVIGETTLIGEHVKIYQGVSLGALSVRKELSEKKRHPTIGDRVTIYAGATILGGETEIGHDAVIGGNVWLVKSVEAHAVVTSEPRINVIPAGDRDNAAWYYTI from the coding sequence ATGCAGGACCTCACAGAAGCCCTGCTCGCTTCATATCACCGCGAAGGTGGTATCAATCACTTTCAGGGCAACAACCTTCCATCCCGCGATGCCATCATCGACGTGGTGCGGGATATTGAGGCGCTGCTTTTTCCGGGATTTTTCCGTGATGAATCGCTCAGCCGGGCCAACCTCAGCTTCCTGACCGGGGGCCGGCTCGTGCGCGTGTATGAGAAGCTGGTGGAGGAGGTGCGGAAGAATCTGCACTTTGATCGAGGGGAGAACGGGGCGCTGCAACATGAATCGGGGCTGCGCGAGGAAGCCTGCGACATCGTCGAGCATTTCTTTCGTGCGCTCCCACAGCTGCGCAGCGTTCTTTCGACCGACGTGGAAGCTCTGCTCAGCGGAGATCCTGCCGCGAAATCGCGGGAAGAAATCATCCTGAGTTATCCGGGACTCCGTGCCATTGCGGTACACCGGGTGGCCCATTTTCTCTGGACGCACGGTGTGCGTCTGATCGCGCGCATGATGAGCGAGTACATACACAGCAGGACGGGAATCGACATCCACCCGGGCGCACAGATCGGCAGGTATTTCCACATCGATCACGGTACGGGTGTGGTCATCGGGGAAACAACACTCATCGGGGAGCACGTCAAAATTTACCAGGGCGTCTCTCTCGGCGCGCTCAGCGTGCGGAAGGAACTTTCGGAAAAAAAGCGGCATCCGACCATCGGAGACCGCGTCACCATTTATGCAGGAGCAACCATACTCGGGGGCGAAACGGAAATCGGCCACGACGCGGTGATCGGAGGAAATGTCTGGCTCGTCAAATCCGTCGAGGCGCATGCCGTTGTCACGAGCGAGCCGCGCATCAATGTCATTCCCGCCGGCGACCGTGACAACGCTGCCTGGTACTACACTATTTGA
- a CDS encoding DUF481 domain-containing protein, with amino-acid sequence MKHDNSVHNPQLLRTMFLQMVCRTGRRLQLLLFLLPFFIILPAMLHAQVNTEKLRRDGEKTGVFFNTGVALGLVRGNSEFVSVEGDLRFDYVRTDNDNFVVLNYAFKEARQGKIANKGFLHGRSIWDVASALAVEGFAQAEFNEFLSLKNRDLLGAGARWKAIDLRDNDEKSRLEIFLGIGAMFEHEEYDTSPAALRFDRMRSTNYLTLNWTPSDAAAATLIAYAQPLVENPEDVRIITDASVEWKIVAGLHFNVRCSWRYHSRPVTDVKRYDLELTNGLRLSLP; translated from the coding sequence ATGAAACACGACAATTCAGTGCATAATCCGCAGCTTCTTCGCACGATGTTCCTTCAGATGGTCTGCCGTACGGGACGCCGCCTGCAGCTGCTGCTGTTCCTCCTGCCATTTTTCATCATCCTTCCCGCCATGCTCCACGCGCAGGTCAACACGGAAAAGCTCCGCCGCGATGGCGAGAAAACCGGGGTGTTTTTCAACACCGGGGTGGCACTCGGACTGGTACGCGGGAATTCCGAATTCGTCTCCGTCGAGGGTGATCTGCGTTTCGACTACGTGCGGACGGACAACGACAACTTTGTCGTACTCAACTATGCGTTCAAGGAAGCGCGCCAGGGAAAAATCGCGAACAAGGGCTTCCTGCACGGAAGAAGTATATGGGATGTGGCTTCAGCCCTTGCGGTGGAAGGATTTGCGCAGGCCGAGTTCAATGAATTTCTCTCCCTGAAGAACAGGGATCTCCTCGGCGCAGGGGCGCGATGGAAAGCGATCGACCTGCGGGACAATGATGAAAAAAGTCGTCTCGAAATCTTCCTCGGCATCGGTGCGATGTTCGAGCATGAGGAGTATGACACGAGTCCCGCTGCCCTGCGCTTCGACCGCATGCGTTCGACGAATTACCTGACCCTGAACTGGACGCCCTCCGACGCCGCGGCAGCCACCCTGATCGCGTACGCGCAGCCGCTTGTCGAGAATCCGGAGGATGTGCGCATCATCACCGATGCATCCGTCGAATGGAAAATCGTAGCGGGACTCCATTTCAACGTGCGCTGCAGCTGGCGGTATCACAGTCGTCCCGTAACCGACGTCAAGCGCTATGATCTTGAGCTGACCAACGGACTGCGGCTGTCACTTCCCTGA
- a CDS encoding T9SS type A sorting domain-containing protein — translation MIRFACLFLILTSFCQSQQYQVWDFPEGTKYVSVRSIDDGIVAMEERTDVQAYGGHIPGWYVEAVVNAFIPKDDGTLRQYVLRPDTTYHSGQQMEYTAPVYTSDFTRLDDETVLAVLATAEVQYTDLGSWITNIPPMRLFVLHDTGLEVLAEIPGALNPSFHRTQSGDILMVWDERSIPDEPWEISSSDDAEIHVARVSASDGLQDAAVIGSGFRPHWIETTDGSRYLAYLHSVHRERNDRLDFTLRQVAPSIGQPAALDSMIRERLATGYADFPHNLQTCVNAQNGVSILLESDSLRFMHRSGNGQFTQYATRLGRGAQLALYGSEETPTVFWRRNDGAVVWSDMSMGVMFTVVDTVNGAAEHPHWSNQWTTQRWIDGNITLLHRSQDLHRSIIVRQNATSPTSNGTLLFTLPEDRTEIVSWLLKDDATLWLTQTDTTLDGTVRSALYRVTDLPLSASAAPVLPVQSAILGSFPSPTRGVTTLNYRAAHAGVVHLTLHDLLGKRCARLGDRIVHTGDQLLSLRLPDLPTGTYLLSAVTGTQRITRPLLIR, via the coding sequence ATGATTCGTTTTGCATGCCTGTTTCTCATCCTCACTTCATTTTGTCAATCGCAGCAGTACCAGGTCTGGGACTTCCCGGAAGGGACGAAATACGTATCCGTTCGATCCATCGATGACGGTATCGTCGCCATGGAGGAAAGAACAGATGTACAGGCGTATGGAGGACATATCCCGGGGTGGTATGTCGAAGCGGTTGTCAATGCGTTTATCCCGAAAGATGATGGAACACTGCGGCAGTACGTCCTTCGTCCTGATACGACCTACCACAGTGGACAGCAGATGGAGTACACAGCTCCCGTGTACACGTCGGATTTCACTCGCCTGGATGATGAGACTGTACTTGCCGTGCTGGCAACCGCGGAGGTGCAATACACCGATCTGGGCTCATGGATCACGAATATCCCCCCGATGCGGCTTTTCGTTCTTCATGACACCGGATTGGAAGTTCTCGCTGAAATACCGGGTGCGCTGAATCCATCGTTTCATCGCACACAATCGGGCGACATCCTTATGGTGTGGGACGAGCGCAGCATTCCGGACGAGCCATGGGAAATATCTTCGTCCGATGATGCTGAGATTCATGTGGCGCGTGTGAGTGCATCTGATGGACTTCAGGATGCCGCCGTCATCGGATCCGGTTTTCGGCCGCATTGGATTGAAACAACGGATGGCAGCCGCTACCTCGCCTATCTCCACAGTGTACACCGGGAACGGAACGACAGGCTCGACTTCACACTGCGCCAGGTTGCGCCATCAATCGGTCAGCCAGCAGCGCTCGACAGCATGATCCGGGAGAGGCTTGCAACCGGCTACGCAGACTTCCCTCACAACCTGCAGACCTGCGTGAATGCTCAGAATGGTGTATCCATCCTTCTGGAAAGCGATTCGCTGCGCTTCATGCACCGCTCCGGAAATGGTCAGTTCACTCAGTATGCAACAAGGCTCGGCCGGGGTGCACAGCTTGCGCTCTATGGCAGCGAAGAAACACCCACGGTATTCTGGCGCCGCAATGATGGAGCCGTGGTATGGTCGGATATGAGTATGGGTGTAATGTTTACCGTGGTTGACACGGTGAACGGCGCCGCCGAGCATCCGCACTGGTCGAACCAGTGGACGACGCAGCGATGGATCGACGGCAACATCACGTTACTCCACCGTTCACAGGATCTGCACCGGTCGATCATCGTGCGACAGAACGCCACCTCCCCGACATCGAACGGGACGCTGCTCTTCACCCTTCCGGAAGACCGCACCGAAATTGTGAGCTGGCTGCTGAAGGATGACGCGACCCTCTGGTTGACACAGACCGACACGACACTTGACGGCACGGTGCGCTCCGCACTGTACAGGGTTACCGATCTGCCGCTGAGCGCTTCGGCAGCGCCTGTGCTTCCAGTGCAATCCGCAATACTCGGCAGCTTTCCTTCACCCACCCGGGGAGTGACGACACTGAACTACAGAGCTGCGCATGCCGGCGTCGTTCACCTCACGTTGCACGATTTGCTTGGGAAAAGATGTGCCAGGCTTGGTGATCGTATCGTCCACACCGGCGATCAGCTCCTGTCCCTGCGCCTGCCGGATCTGCCGACAGGAACCTACCTGCTTTCTGCCGTGACAGGGACGCAGCGCATCACCCGTCCCCTGCTCATTCGCTAG
- a CDS encoding small ribosomal subunit Rsm22 family protein: MALKPGKLQLPAWWPEALRQVTGIDTGDSSQLHRLLPALRQLTAYLNATDARGSGAQRYMKDKRLRTAYLVYYSSANMLKLHRALRELAMADALPGGALRVLDLGAGPGTAAAGLAALLPELYPADAIPEIHITAIDAVSQNLATYELVATAVSARGGLSMHVTTQSADLTSPPPLKERYDLVLAMNVVNELPPAKRAQLLTWLGDRTDANGQLLLIEPALRETSRALLELRDEAVRAGWTVFSPCLRQKDCPALIKSTDWCHDDLPWERPDFMEELDEEIGNIKKSLKYSYVVLNRNGKTLREALDTSAPGRTSTTSEMLTRVVSERFDEKGRLWWHMCGKEGRSVCQRNRRDGTDRNADAERVQRYDVITLKDMERREHDILIPAEGSLRIIS, from the coding sequence ATGGCGCTGAAGCCCGGAAAACTGCAGCTCCCAGCATGGTGGCCTGAGGCCCTGCGGCAGGTGACGGGTATCGACACCGGCGACAGCTCGCAGCTGCATCGCCTGCTGCCAGCATTGCGGCAGCTGACAGCATATCTGAATGCGACGGATGCGCGCGGGAGTGGCGCGCAGCGGTATATGAAGGATAAGCGTCTGCGGACGGCCTATCTCGTCTATTACAGCTCCGCAAACATGCTCAAACTCCATCGTGCGCTGCGCGAGCTTGCGATGGCGGATGCTCTGCCAGGGGGTGCGTTGCGTGTGCTGGACCTTGGGGCGGGACCCGGAACGGCTGCTGCCGGACTCGCGGCTCTGCTCCCCGAACTGTATCCCGCTGACGCGATTCCGGAAATCCACATCACTGCAATTGACGCCGTGTCACAGAATCTAGCGACATACGAGCTGGTCGCGACTGCAGTCAGCGCACGAGGCGGTTTGTCCATGCATGTCACGACGCAGTCAGCGGACCTGACATCACCGCCCCCGCTGAAGGAACGGTACGACCTTGTTCTCGCGATGAATGTCGTCAACGAGCTTCCTCCCGCAAAGCGCGCGCAGCTGCTCACATGGCTGGGGGATCGGACTGATGCAAACGGACAGCTGCTGCTGATAGAACCTGCGCTGCGTGAAACCTCTCGCGCTCTGCTGGAATTGCGGGATGAGGCTGTGCGTGCAGGGTGGACGGTTTTTTCACCCTGCCTGCGGCAGAAGGATTGTCCCGCACTTATCAAGTCCACCGACTGGTGCCATGACGACCTCCCGTGGGAACGGCCCGATTTCATGGAAGAACTCGATGAGGAAATCGGCAATATCAAGAAGTCACTCAAGTACAGTTACGTTGTTCTCAACAGGAATGGAAAGACGCTCAGAGAAGCATTGGACACATCCGCTCCCGGCAGGACATCCACTACCAGCGAAATGCTGACGCGTGTCGTCAGTGAACGTTTCGACGAGAAAGGACGGTTGTGGTGGCATATGTGCGGGAAAGAAGGGAGATCGGTCTGCCAGCGCAACCGGCGCGACGGAACGGACCGCAATGCCGATGCAGAGCGCGTGCAGCGCTATGATGTCATCACGCTGAAGGACATGGAACGTAGGGAACATGACATCCTCATTCCCGCCGAAGGAAGCCTCCGGATTATCAGCTGA
- a CDS encoding GNAT family N-acetyltransferase produces MPASLPDCSHIALRRVREEDATSFLSLIDALAAYEKLDPPDAAARDRLMRHAFGDHPRYEAFLASIDGEDVGYAIIYETYSSFLALPTMYLEDIFVLPAARGKKAGLALFLHVAGLARERGCGRMDWTVLDWNTLAQDFYDRLGATHLKEWQLYRLDSTALAKLES; encoded by the coding sequence ATGCCAGCATCACTTCCCGACTGTTCCCACATCGCACTGCGCCGCGTCCGTGAAGAAGACGCCACATCATTCCTCTCCCTGATCGATGCGCTCGCGGCGTATGAGAAGCTCGATCCCCCCGACGCTGCCGCCCGCGACCGGCTCATGCGCCATGCGTTTGGTGATCACCCCCGCTACGAAGCATTTCTCGCATCCATTGACGGGGAGGATGTGGGGTACGCCATCATCTATGAAACGTATTCCAGTTTTCTCGCCCTGCCGACGATGTATCTCGAAGATATCTTCGTGCTGCCCGCGGCGCGGGGGAAGAAAGCCGGATTGGCGCTGTTCCTGCACGTTGCCGGACTGGCGCGTGAACGGGGCTGCGGGCGGATGGACTGGACGGTACTCGACTGGAATACGCTGGCGCAGGACTTCTACGATCGGCTTGGCGCCACGCATCTGAAGGAATGGCAGCTGTACCGGCTCGACAGTACCGCCCTCGCGAAACTGGAGTCCTGA